In Lacerta agilis isolate rLacAgi1 chromosome 8, rLacAgi1.pri, whole genome shotgun sequence, one genomic interval encodes:
- the SNX20 gene encoding sorting nexin-20, with protein sequence MEEGQPCLQDHQNEVQGVIVESAEDAHSDEGDGYETLTSFQPTQEQTEPTDISGDKRTQSPNSSMTTKELQEYWRNEKRSCREVKVLFEIPSARIVEKPFSKYVMYQILIIQTGSFDSNRSVIERRYSDFEKLHMNLLKEFYDEMEDIAFPKKCMTGNFTDEIIIERKLAFQDYLRLLYSMEYTRTSRIFIDFIVRPELEEAYSCLRGGQFTKALEVLLEVIALQEKLVKHRPTLLVPTLCAIVVCHKDLENSRAAYEFGEKALLRLEKHPGHRYYMPLLETMISLAYELGKDFLYFQEKMEERKAKKRLTKMVSLKELAVQEYID encoded by the exons ATGGAGGAAGGCCAACCTTGCTTACAAGACCATCAGAATGAAGTCCAAGGGGTTATAGTCGAGTCTGCTGAAGATGCCCATTCAGATGAAGGAGATGGCTATGAAACCCTAACTTCATTTCAGCCAACCCAGGAGCAGACAGAACCCACTGACATCTCAG GTGACAAAAGAACCCAAAGTCCCAACTCTTCCATGACAACTAAGGAACTCCAAGAATACTGGCGGAATGAGAAGCGCAGTTGCAGAGAAGTCAAGGTCCTTTTCGAAATCCCGTCAGCCAGAATTGTAGAGAAGCCCTTCTCTAAATATGTG ATGTACCAGATCCTCATCATCCAGACGGGCAGCTTTGACAGCAACAGATCAGTGATTGAGCGTCGGTATTCAGATTTCGAAAAGCTGCACATGAATCTTCTGAAGGAGTTTTATGATGAAATGGAGGATATTGCATTTCCCAAGAAGTGTATGACGGGGAACTTCACAGATGAAATCATCATCGAGAGGAAGTTAGCCTTCCAAGATTACTTGCGGCTTCTGTATTCCATGGAATACACCCGGACATCTAGAATATTTATTGACTTCATAGTGAGACCAGAACTGGAGGAGGCCTACAGTTGCCTCCGGGGAGGGCAGTTCACCAAAGCTTTGGAGGTACTTCTGGAAGTTATAGCTCTGCAAGAGAAACTTGTCAAGCATCGGCCCACCCTATTGGTCCCAACTCTCTGTGCCATAGTTGTCTGTCACAAAGATCTGGAAAATTCCAGAGCTGCCTATGAGTTTGGAGAGAAAGCTTTGCTACGCCTTGAGAAGCATCCTGGTCACAGGTACTACATGCCCCTCCTGGAAACAATGATTTCCTTAGCATACGAACTTGGCAAGGACTTTCTATACTTCCAAGAGAAGATGGAGGAGAGGAAGGCCAAAAAACGGCTAACTAAAATGGTGTCCCTAAAAGAACTTGCAGTTCAAGAATACATAGACTGA